The proteins below are encoded in one region of Thunnus maccoyii chromosome 24, fThuMac1.1, whole genome shotgun sequence:
- the LOC121891961 gene encoding carcinoembryonic antigen-related cell adhesion molecule 21-like, translating to MWPPFTSVILRGWLCVLVAVVSTVSGSILYKKVDDDVVLKPDAGSVTDSTTSIMWKHGPDIAIEWDGKDIDSYRHFKTRTKLNISSGEMTITGLTLKDNGSYTLEINGIAYSPITLKVISAVSTPTVSEACDEEKTSCTLTCDGNITGAEPVTYNWKLDNSPSVSSKTHTVTKENHSSIIKFSCELENPVSKASSQPIPNPFVIGSEPDKTEGGGLKINTGLTVFICLLTVVVLLVLTHRWKAGMWFFQKASMPWEADFWRKDRQPRAAAESNGTPARQDKAKADDEETPMA from the exons GGTCAATTCTCTACAAGAAGGTGGACGATGATGTTGTCCTCAAACCAGATGCGGGCTCTGTGACTGACAGCACCACAAGTATCATGTGGAAACATGGTCCTGACATTGCTATTGAGTGGGATGGAAAGGACATTGATTCCTATCGTCATTTCAAAA CCCGTACTAAACTGAACATTTCAAGTGGAGAGATGACGATCACAGGCCTGACTCTGAAAGACAACGGCTCGTACACACTAGAGATAAACGGCATTGCCTACAGTCCAATTACACTGAAAGTCATCT CTGCCGTCTCTACACCCACTGTCTCTGAAGCCTGTGATGAGGAAAAGACTTCATGTACTTTGACCTGTGATGGCAACATCACCGGCGCTGAACCAGTCACCTATAACTGGAAGTTAGACAATTCACCGAGCGTGTCATCTAAGACACACACTGTTACAAAG GAGAACCACTCAAGCATTATCAAGTTCAGCTGTGAGCTGGAGAATCCAGTCAGCAAGGCGAGCAGCCAACCCATCCCCAACCCTTTCGTCATTGGTAGCG AACCTGACAAAACTGAAGGAGGAGGTCTGAAAATCAACACAGGGCTCACAGTGTTCATCTGTCTGCTGACTGTTGTGGTGCTGCTGGTTCTTACTCACAGATGGAAAGCAG GGATGTGGTTCTTCCAGAAAG CCTCCATGCCGTGGGAAGCAG ACTTTTGGAGGAAGGACAGGCAAC CaagagctgctgctgaatcTAATGGCACCCCTGCTCGTCAAGATAAGGCAAAAGCAGACGACG AGGAAACACCAATGGCATAG